The window CTGGACGAGACGGAGGAGTCGCTGGACGGCCGGCTGCTCACGACGCGCGAGCGGATGGAGATGCACCGGGCGAGTCCGGCCTGCCGGTCGTGCCACCGGTTCATGGACCCGATCGGTCTGGCGCTGGACAACTTCGACGTCACCGGCAAGTGGCGCCTGCGCGAGAACGGGCTGCCGCTCGACACGCGCGGCGACTTCTACGACGGGACGCAGGTCCAGACGCCGCCCGAACTCGTCGAGGCGCTGCTCAGGCGCCCGGAGCCGCTGCTGAGGAACTTCACGGAGAACCTGGCCGCGTACGCGCTGGGCCGTCGCGTCGAGTACTACGACCAGCCGTGGATCCGGTCGGTCGTGCGGGATGCGGAAGCGGACGACTACAGGCTGTCGTCGCTGATCGTGGGCGTCGTGAAGGGTGACGCATTCAGGATGAAGCGGGCCATGCCCGCCACCGTGGTGGAAGAGGAAGTTTCCGAAGAGGTTTCCGAAGACCGCCGCTAGACGGCCCGCGCGGGCGGGCGGCGTCTTCGACGTTCCGAGAGGAAAGACATGGAATTCATCACCGGACAGCACCTGCCGCGCAGGACCTTCATCCAGGGCGTCGGGGCCACGCTGGCCCTGCCGTTCCTCGACGCGATGGTTCCGGCGGGCCGTCTGTGGGGATCGACGAGCGCGAAGAGCCTGACGGAGGGGACGGGAACCCGGTTCATCGCGATCGAGGAAGTCCACGGGCTCGCGGGGTGCAACCGCGACCACGGTGCGCCGAAGTTCCTCTTCGCGCCGGAAAAGACGGGACGCGAGTTCGAGATCATCGATGAGAGCGCGCTCGTCTCGCTGCGGCCGTACCGCGAGCACCTGACGATCATCAGCAATACGGACGTGCGGAACGCCGAGGCGTTCACGCCGCCCGAGATCGGCGGGGACCACTTCCGCTCGAGCGCCGTGTTCCTGACGCAGGCGCGCCCGAAGCAGACGCAGGGGTCCGACATCTTCTGCGGGACGTCGATGGATCAGATCTACGCGCAGCGCTTCGGCCAGGACACGCCGATGCCGTCGATGCAGTTCTGCATCGAGAACCTCGATCAGGCGGGTGGCTGCACGTACAACTACTCGTGCGCGTACACGGACTCGCTGAGCTGGGCTTCGCCGACCGAGCCCCTGCCCATGATCCGCGATCCGCGGGTCGCCTTCGACCTCCTGTTCGGCGCCGGCGGCACCGAGGCGGAGCGGGCGGCGCGGCGGGCCACGCGGCGCAGCATCCTCGACTGGATCTCGGGCGAGATCTCCTCGGTGCAGCGCAGCCTCGGGGCGGAGGACTCGCGCCGCATGGACCAGTACCTGACGAACGTCCGAGAACTGGAACGCCGGATTCAGATGGTTGAGTCGCGCAATTCGAGCGGCGAGGAGCGGGCTCTGCCGGAAGCGCCGGCGGGCGTGCCGGACTCGTTCACCGAGCACATGCAGATGCTGTTCGACATCCAGGTGCTCGCCCTCGAGACCGACATGACGCGCATCATCTCGTTCAAGACGGGGCGCGACGCGCAGAATCGCGTCTTCCCCGACAGCGAATCGGACCGGCCCTTCCACCCGGCCTCCCACCACGGGAACCGCGAAGAGGCGGTGGAGGAGTTCAACAAGATCAACCAGTTCCGCGTGGGTCAGCTCCCGTACCTCATCGACAAGCTCAAGAACACGATGCACGGCGAGTCGAGCCTGCTCGACCAGAGCGTGGTCCTGTGGGGTTCGCCGATGGCGGACGCGAACCTGCACAACCATCGGCGCTGCCCGCTCTTCCTGCTCGGGCACGGAAACGGGATGCTCGAGGGCAACCTCCACATCAAGGCGCCCGACGAGACCCCGATGGCCAACGCGATGCTCGCGGTCCTGCACGAACTCGGCGTGGACGACGTGGATGTGTTCGGCGACAGTACCGGGCCGATGTCGCTCAACCAGACCGACCCGGTCACGACGGACGCGGGGAGCTGACCGTGCGGCGGGCAACGGTCCGGCGCGGGTTCGCGGTCGTCTGCGCGGCGCTCCTCGTTTCGGCGGGAGCGCCGGCGGCCTGGGCGCCCGATTCGCCCGTCGCCGACGCGGCGATGCGCGGCGATGTCGAGACGGTGCGCGAACTGCTCCGTCAGGGGCTCGACGTCAACGCGGCGCAGGGCGACGGGATGACCGCGCTGCACTGGGCCGCCGACCGCGGCGACGCCGAAGTGGCGGACATGCTCATCTACGCCGGCGCCGATGTGGCGGCGGTCACGCGCATCGGGAAGTATACGCCGCTTCACCTGGCTGCGAGGCGGGGCTCCGCCGAGATCCTGGCGAGCCTGATCGCCGCCGGGTCGGCCGTGACGGCCGCCACGGACAACAGCGGCGCCGTGCCGCTCCACCTGGCCGCGGCGGCGGGCAACCCCGACGCGATCGCGGTGCTGCTCGACGCGGGCGCGGACCCCGACGCGCAGGAGGCCGCCTGGGGCCAGACGCCGCTCACGCTGGCAGCCGCCGCCAACCGGGCCGATGCGATCCGGATCCTGCTGGAGCGGGGCGCGGACCCCGACATCGCCTCGCATGTGGTCGACCTGCTCGCGCAGGATAAGCTCGACCGGCTGGCGCGAGAGCGCGAAACGGAGGTGCTGCAGGCCTTCACCGGCGGAGGCGACGAGGCGCGCAATCCCACGCCCGGCGAGCTCCAGGCCGCCGTGCGCGCGGGGCGCGACGTGTACGCCGAGGGTCTGCCCGAAGAGGAGGAGGAGGAAGAGGCGGAAGATGACGATTTCCGGCGTCTCTTCCTGCCCCCGGTCGAGAAGACGGGCGGGCTGACCCCGCTGCTCCACGCGGTCCGCCAGGGGTACGTGGAATCGGCCGTCGCCCTCCTCGACGGCGGCGCGGACATCAACCGGGTGAGCGCATCGGATGGCACGAGCCCGCTCGTGATGGCCGCGATCAATGGCCAGTTCGACCTCGCCCTTCTCCTGCTCGAGCGGGGCGCCGACCCGAACCTGGCCTCCGAACTGAACGGCGTGTCGCCGCTGTGGGCCGCGATCAACGCCCGCTGGCAGCCGCGCACGCGCTTCCCGCAGCCGCAGGAGCGTCCGCTCCAGAGCGCGAATTACCTGGAGGTCGCGCGTGCCCTGCTCGACGCGGGCGCGGACCCGAACCACCGCATCACGCGGCATCCGTGGTACATGGTGTACACCGGCTGCGGAAACCGGAACTGCGGCCTCGTAGACACCAACGGCGCCACCGCCTTCTGGCGCGCCGCCTACGCGACCGACGTCGAGGCGATGAAGCTTCTCGTCGAGCATGGGGCCGATCCGAACATCCCGACCAAGGCGCCCCCCCGGCGCCAGCGTCTCTCCCCGGACGAGTTCCTGCGGCAGCAGGCGCTGAACGCGCTGCGCGACTCCTCCTACGTCGAACTCCCGCAGGAGGAGCGCCTCAAGCTGCTCCAGGACATTCGGGAGCAGTTGCCGGAGGAGGAGCGGGAGGAGTTCCCCGACAAGGACCTCGACAATCTCACGGCCGACGTGAGGACCAGGCTGATCGAGGCCGCCGAGGCGGCGGATCAGGCGCGGGCGAACGCGCCGGACGCCTCGGGGCTGCCGCCCGTGCCCCCCGGCGGGCCCGGCGTGATGCCGATCCACGCCGCCTCCGGCGTGGGCTACGGCGAGGGGTTCGCGGGCAACGCGCACCGCCACACGCCCCACGGCTGGCTGCCGGCGGTGAAGTATCTCGTCGAGGAGCTGGGCGCGGACGTGAACGCCCGCGACCACAACGGCTACACGGCCATGCACAACGCGGCGTCGCGCGGCGACGACGAGATGATCCTCTATCTCGTGGAAGTGGGGGGCGACGTCACCGTGGTCAGCCGCCGCGGCCAGACGACGGCCGACATGGCGAACGGCCCCGTGCAGCGCGTCTCGCCCTTCCCGGAGACCGTCGCGCTCCTCGAGAGCCTGGGCTCTCACAACAACAACAACTGCCTCACCTGCTGACCGACAAAAAGCCCTTCAAACCATACGAAAACCGAGACGGAGAACCATGGCCAAGTACATGTTCCGCACGAGCTACACGCAGTCCGGCCTCACGGGCCTGATCGCCGAGGGCGGCACCGGGCGCCGCGAGGCGCTGCGCCAGACGGTCGAGAGCGCGGGCGGCACGCTCGAAGGCTTCTACTACGCCTTCGGCGACGACGACCTCCTATTGATCGCCGATCTCCCCGACGCGACCGCCGCCACGACGCTCTCGCTCAACATCGCCGCGGCGGGGGCCCTGACCGTCTCCGTGACCGTGCTCATCGACCCCGAGACGGTGGACGAGGCCGTCGCCCGAGGCGTCTCCTACCGCCTCCCCGGAGCCTGACGCTCCACTTCCGAGACGGGGCCTGATCCCGGGCCCCGATCACAAGCCGCCTGATCCGATGCGCGGCGCCAATCGGCGCCGTCGTGCGGGCCGCGTACCGCGAGAACCGGTCGCGCGGCTGCTCGAAATCCCCCCAATTTTGGGGGCGGTGCACTTGCGCGAAACCCCGTAGTGTCAACGTCATGGCGGGAGAAGAGCGAGCAGCACACGGGCGCATTGGCAGATCGTCGGCGCGCGTCGCGGTGTCGCTGATCTGTGTATGCCTTGTCTGGTACTGCGGAGGTTCCACGGCTGGCCCCGACCCGACGCCGCCTCCACCGCCACCTCCTCCTCCCGCCGTTCCGCCGTCGGCCGCAACGGTGGAGGTCGCCCCGGGCTCGGTTGTCTTCACGGCCCTGGGCGACACCGAGACCCTGGCGGCGACGGTCCGGGACCGGGATGGGGCGGTTCTGCCGGACGCGGCGGTGACCTGGTCGAGCAGCGATCCCGCGGTGGCGAGCGTCGAGGCGGGCACGGTCACGGCGCTCTCGAACGGCGAAGCCTCGGTCACCGCAACCTCCGGCTCGGCATCCGGTGCGGCCGCGGTGCGCGTCGAACAGGTCGCGGCGCGGCTGAACGCGGTGCCGCGGAACGTCCAGTTCTCCGCGACCGGGGACACGGCGCGGCTGTCCGCCACCGTGTACGACGCGAACGACCATGAGGTCGCCGGCGCGACGGTCGAATGGAGTTCGAGCGACTCCCGCGTAGCGACGGTGTCCGACGGCGGACTGGTGACCGCGGTATCAGCCGGGACGGCCGAAGTCGTCGCGGTCTCCGGCGCGGCGCAGGATACCGTCGCTGTGAACGTGGACTCGACGGACCGGGGCATCCTTGCCGCGTTCTACCATGCCGCGGGCGGCCCATCCTGGCGCCATAGCGACAACTGGCTGACGGACGCGCCGCTGAGGGAGTGGTACGGCGTGGAAGCGGGAACGGATGACCGCGTGATCCGCCTCGAACTCAGGGAAAACGGTGCGGTCGGCACCCTCGCCCCGGAACTCGGACGCCTCTCGCATCTCGAGACGCTAGACCTCTTCAGGAACAAGCTGACGGGCCGACTGCCGCCCGAACTCGGGAACGCAGTCCGCCTCCGGGAGATCGATCTGGGCCACAACCAGTTCCGCGGTCCCATTCCACCGGAACTTGGCCGGCTGAAGAGTCTCCGCCTCCTGAACCTGGAGTACATGTGGCTCAGCGGGAGCGTTCCCGCTGAACTCGGGGCCCTGTCCGAACTGCAGTTCCTGAACTTCTACAGCAATACGTTGACGGGCCGCGTGCCGCCGGAACTGGGGAATCTCCGCAACCTGGAAAGACTCGTTCTGGCCGACAACCAGTTGACGGGCTCCATCCCCCCCACGTTCACGCGCCTTGAGAATCTCAGCGACTTCCGCTGGCACAGGAACGATGGTCTCTGCGCTCCCGGCACCGAGGAGTTCGAGGTTTGGCGCCGTGGCCGCCGCACCGACGGCCCCCGCTGCGATGCCGCGGACAGAGCCACGCTCGAGTACGTGTTCGAGAACCTGAGCGGAGAAAGCTGGACCCGCGCCACCGGCTGGCTGGGCGACGGGCTCCTGGATCGCTGGTACGGGATCGACACGGACTCGCTCGGACGCGTCGAGGCGCTGGATCTGTCCAACAACGGACTGGAGGGCCGGCTTCCGGACCAAATCTCCGAGCTGACCTCCATGACGACCCTCCGCCTGGAGGGCAACCGTTTGCTGTACGGTCCCATCCCGCAGTCTTTCACCGCACTGCCGCTAAGGGAGTTCAGGTATGGAGGCACGGATCTCTGCGAACCCAATGCCCCGACGTTCCAGGCCTGGCTGAACGCCATCCCTGATCGACAGGGAGCGGATGAGCCGTGCCCCGAGCTTTCCGACCGC of the Candidatus Palauibacter scopulicola genome contains:
- a CDS encoding Ig-like domain-containing protein, producing the protein MEVAPGSVVFTALGDTETLAATVRDRDGAVLPDAAVTWSSSDPAVASVEAGTVTALSNGEASVTATSGSASGAAAVRVEQVAARLNAVPRNVQFSATGDTARLSATVYDANDHEVAGATVEWSSSDSRVATVSDGGLVTAVSAGTAEVVAVSGAAQDTVAVNVDSTDRGILAAFYHAAGGPSWRHSDNWLTDAPLREWYGVEAGTDDRVIRLELRENGAVGTLAPELGRLSHLETLDLFRNKLTGRLPPELGNAVRLREIDLGHNQFRGPIPPELGRLKSLRLLNLEYMWLSGSVPAELGALSELQFLNFYSNTLTGRVPPELGNLRNLERLVLADNQLTGSIPPTFTRLENLSDFRWHRNDGLCAPGTEEFEVWRRGRRTDGPRCDAADRATLEYVFENLSGESWTRATGWLGDGLLDRWYGIDTDSLGRVEALDLSNNGLEGRLPDQISELTSMTTLRLEGNRLLYGPIPQSFTALPLREFRYGGTDLCEPNAPTFQAWLNAIPDRQGADEPCPELSDRDILAMLYEATGGSAWTDNTNWLSDAPLGDWYGVETNGEGAVTELVIYGNNLRGRIPPEIGELEALTILDLDFNWLRGPVPAALADLERLRILSLHSNQLEGSIPPELGTLPALEVLKLRDNRLTGRIPPTLGELTPLVELWLNTNRLEGPIPPELATYLPE
- a CDS encoding GYD domain-containing protein; this encodes MAKYMFRTSYTQSGLTGLIAEGGTGRREALRQTVESAGGTLEGFYYAFGDDDLLLIADLPDATAATTLSLNIAAAGALTVSVTVLIDPETVDEAVARGVSYRLPGA
- a CDS encoding ankyrin repeat domain-containing protein; this translates as MRRATVRRGFAVVCAALLVSAGAPAAWAPDSPVADAAMRGDVETVRELLRQGLDVNAAQGDGMTALHWAADRGDAEVADMLIYAGADVAAVTRIGKYTPLHLAARRGSAEILASLIAAGSAVTAATDNSGAVPLHLAAAAGNPDAIAVLLDAGADPDAQEAAWGQTPLTLAAAANRADAIRILLERGADPDIASHVVDLLAQDKLDRLARERETEVLQAFTGGGDEARNPTPGELQAAVRAGRDVYAEGLPEEEEEEEAEDDDFRRLFLPPVEKTGGLTPLLHAVRQGYVESAVALLDGGADINRVSASDGTSPLVMAAINGQFDLALLLLERGADPNLASELNGVSPLWAAINARWQPRTRFPQPQERPLQSANYLEVARALLDAGADPNHRITRHPWYMVYTGCGNRNCGLVDTNGATAFWRAAYATDVEAMKLLVEHGADPNIPTKAPPRRQRLSPDEFLRQQALNALRDSSYVELPQEERLKLLQDIREQLPEEEREEFPDKDLDNLTADVRTRLIEAAEAADQARANAPDASGLPPVPPGGPGVMPIHAASGVGYGEGFAGNAHRHTPHGWLPAVKYLVEELGADVNARDHNGYTAMHNAASRGDDEMILYLVEVGGDVTVVSRRGQTTADMANGPVQRVSPFPETVALLESLGSHNNNNCLTC
- a CDS encoding DUF1552 domain-containing protein; protein product: MEFITGQHLPRRTFIQGVGATLALPFLDAMVPAGRLWGSTSAKSLTEGTGTRFIAIEEVHGLAGCNRDHGAPKFLFAPEKTGREFEIIDESALVSLRPYREHLTIISNTDVRNAEAFTPPEIGGDHFRSSAVFLTQARPKQTQGSDIFCGTSMDQIYAQRFGQDTPMPSMQFCIENLDQAGGCTYNYSCAYTDSLSWASPTEPLPMIRDPRVAFDLLFGAGGTEAERAARRATRRSILDWISGEISSVQRSLGAEDSRRMDQYLTNVRELERRIQMVESRNSSGEERALPEAPAGVPDSFTEHMQMLFDIQVLALETDMTRIISFKTGRDAQNRVFPDSESDRPFHPASHHGNREEAVEEFNKINQFRVGQLPYLIDKLKNTMHGESSLLDQSVVLWGSPMADANLHNHRRCPLFLLGHGNGMLEGNLHIKAPDETPMANAMLAVLHELGVDDVDVFGDSTGPMSLNQTDPVTTDAGS